In a single window of the Desulfovibrio sp. ZJ209 genome:
- a CDS encoding MarC family protein, with the protein MDGLISDVVGTSIKLYALMTPPAVLSAFLGHTRDYDARKKHVTALKTSTAIFVIGVVLYLFGSSLFELFGFTLDAFRIGSGVLLMLTAIALMRDDGETDHVHTEGDISVVPLAIPLGMGPASIGAVMVMGASARSSHELTLGVFSLLLAAFGMFLLLRMATLLGRVLRATGIAVLAKLTGLLLAAIAAQVIFTGVRGFLG; encoded by the coding sequence ATGGACGGCCTTATCAGCGATGTGGTGGGAACCAGCATCAAGCTCTACGCGCTCATGACGCCGCCAGCGGTGCTCAGCGCCTTTCTCGGCCACACGCGCGACTACGACGCGCGCAAGAAGCACGTGACCGCCCTCAAGACCTCCACGGCCATCTTCGTCATCGGCGTGGTGCTCTACCTCTTCGGCTCCAGCCTGTTCGAGCTCTTCGGCTTCACGCTGGACGCCTTCCGCATCGGCTCGGGCGTGTTGCTCATGCTCACGGCCATCGCCCTCATGCGCGACGACGGCGAGACCGACCACGTGCACACCGAGGGCGACATCAGCGTGGTGCCGCTCGCCATCCCGCTGGGCATGGGGCCCGCCTCCATCGGCGCGGTCATGGTCATGGGCGCCTCGGCCAGAAGCTCGCACGAGCTCACCCTCGGCGTGTTTTCGCTGCTGCTGGCCGCGTTCGGCATGTTCCTGCTCTTGCGCATGGCGACATTGCTGGGCCGGGTGCTCCGCGCCACGGGCATCGCGGTGCTCGCCAAGCTCACCGGGCTTTTGCTCGCGGCCATCGCGGCCCAGGTCATCTTTACGGGAGTGCGCGGCTTTCTCGGATAA
- a CDS encoding MarC family protein: MEELTVGRLVGLAIKLYALMTPPAVLSAFISHMRGHTKREKYLTACKASLAIFIVGEVLLVFGSNLFGLFGFTLDAFRIGVGLLLFLTAISLMNDDDTAPPVQRGADISVVPLAIPLGMGPSAIGTVMVLGAQATGPHDLLVDTFCLLLASIWMAALLCLADPVQRLIGRTGIAVMAKLTALLLSAIAAQVIFTGIQGFLRQ, from the coding sequence ATGGAAGAACTCACCGTCGGCCGGCTCGTGGGCCTCGCCATCAAGCTCTATGCGCTCATGACGCCGCCCGCCGTGCTCAGCGCCTTCATTTCGCACATGCGCGGCCACACCAAGCGCGAGAAATACCTCACGGCCTGCAAGGCCTCGCTCGCCATCTTCATAGTGGGCGAGGTGCTGCTGGTCTTCGGCTCCAACCTGTTCGGGCTGTTCGGCTTCACGCTGGACGCCTTCCGCATCGGCGTGGGGCTTTTGCTCTTTCTCACGGCCATTTCCCTGATGAACGACGACGACACCGCCCCGCCCGTGCAGCGCGGCGCGGACATCAGCGTGGTGCCCCTGGCCATCCCGCTGGGCATGGGACCCTCGGCCATCGGCACGGTCATGGTGCTGGGCGCCCAGGCCACTGGGCCGCATGATTTGCTCGTCGATACCTTCTGCCTGCTCTTGGCCTCGATCTGGATGGCGGCGCTGCTCTGCCTCGCCGACCCGGTGCAGCGGCTCATCGGCCGCACGGGCATCGCGGTCATGGCGAAACTGACCGCGCTGTTGCTCTCGGCCATCGCGGCGCAGGTGATCTTCACGGGCATCCAGGGCTTTCTTCGGCAGTAA
- a CDS encoding sigma 54-interacting transcriptional regulator, with protein sequence MTANAALEARLHAVLDQLPGGVCAPGWRLLYANAGLRALLGIGGAKLTGATEAAGAPPAEALATWLGQGALEGFDGHGDARADAKERGRLLFRHGGGSTYLLHWWEASAADEAGSEGAGAEGAHADAGDGGAVTYAPLRCFTVQELPPGGLEQAASHSLRELDNVLESIHDGIWVIDGQGVTRRINRAMERIAGIRACEVVGRHVSEPLREGRFKTCVTLRALETRHTVTLFDDYSNGKRCLNTSTPIFDADGKVWRVIAAIRDITELENLQTKLSNLEVEALAYRLRAQGLEGETANGLLGQSLLVQRVRQDIAKAAQAEAVTLILGETGTGKSLAAKLIHDMSARADKPFVAVNCGAIPPALMESEIFGYEGGAFTGAARGGKRGMLELAQGGTLLLDEIGELSLPMQAKLLHVLDGQPIYRVGGTQPITADARLIAATNKPLDRMVAEGRFREDLFYRLRVLCVEMPPLRERRDDILLLAWHFLRKIGQETGTTKRLDPRTEQIFLAYGWPGNVRELQSVIQSLLTLCERQNILPGDLPSYMREAAEELPEPAAPRESMTSAVERLERDMLSSALAETGSTYKAARRLGISQSSVVRKAKKYGLHTAGAPGWTERIAAAPGREK encoded by the coding sequence ATGACAGCCAACGCCGCTCTTGAGGCCCGCCTCCACGCCGTTCTGGACCAGTTGCCGGGGGGGGTCTGCGCCCCGGGCTGGCGCCTGCTCTACGCCAATGCCGGCCTGCGCGCGCTTTTGGGCATCGGCGGCGCGAAGCTCACGGGCGCGACGGAAGCGGCAGGCGCGCCGCCGGCCGAAGCCCTCGCCACCTGGCTCGGCCAGGGCGCCCTCGAGGGCTTCGACGGCCATGGCGATGCCCGCGCGGACGCAAAAGAGCGCGGGCGCCTCCTGTTCCGGCACGGCGGCGGCTCCACCTACCTTCTCCACTGGTGGGAGGCGAGCGCGGCGGACGAAGCGGGCAGCGAGGGGGCCGGCGCAGAGGGCGCCCATGCGGACGCCGGGGACGGGGGGGCGGTCACCTATGCGCCCTTGCGCTGCTTCACCGTGCAGGAGCTGCCCCCCGGGGGCCTCGAGCAGGCGGCCAGCCACTCCTTGCGCGAGCTCGACAATGTGCTGGAATCCATCCATGACGGCATCTGGGTCATCGACGGCCAGGGCGTGACCCGGCGCATCAACCGCGCCATGGAGCGCATCGCCGGCATCCGGGCCTGCGAGGTGGTGGGACGCCATGTGAGCGAACCCCTGCGCGAGGGCCGCTTCAAGACCTGCGTCACCCTGCGCGCGCTGGAAACGCGGCATACGGTGACGCTCTTCGACGACTATTCCAACGGCAAGCGCTGCCTCAACACGAGCACGCCCATCTTTGACGCGGACGGCAAGGTCTGGCGGGTCATCGCGGCCATCCGCGACATCACGGAGCTCGAAAACCTCCAGACCAAGCTCTCCAACCTTGAGGTCGAGGCGCTGGCCTATCGCCTGCGCGCCCAGGGGCTCGAGGGCGAGACCGCGAACGGGCTGCTCGGCCAGAGCCTGCTCGTCCAGCGCGTGCGGCAGGACATCGCCAAGGCCGCGCAGGCCGAGGCCGTGACGCTCATCCTCGGCGAGACGGGCACGGGCAAGTCCTTGGCGGCGAAGCTCATCCACGACATGAGCGCCCGCGCGGACAAGCCCTTCGTGGCCGTCAACTGCGGCGCCATCCCGCCGGCGCTCATGGAATCGGAGATATTCGGCTACGAAGGGGGCGCCTTCACGGGCGCGGCGCGCGGCGGCAAGCGCGGCATGCTGGAGCTGGCCCAGGGGGGCACCCTGCTCCTCGACGAGATCGGCGAGCTCTCGCTGCCCATGCAGGCCAAGCTCCTGCATGTGCTGGACGGCCAGCCCATCTACCGCGTGGGCGGCACCCAGCCCATCACGGCCGACGCGCGCCTCATCGCGGCCACCAACAAGCCGCTGGACCGCATGGTGGCCGAAGGGCGCTTCCGCGAGGATCTTTTCTACCGGCTGCGCGTGCTCTGCGTGGAGATGCCGCCCCTGCGCGAACGGCGGGACGACATCCTCCTGCTCGCCTGGCACTTTTTGCGCAAGATCGGCCAGGAGACCGGCACCACCAAGAGGCTTGACCCGCGCACGGAGCAGATCTTCCTCGCCTATGGCTGGCCCGGCAATGTGCGCGAGCTCCAGAGCGTCATCCAGTCCCTGCTCACGCTCTGCGAGCGGCAGAACATTTTGCCCGGCGACCTGCCCTCCTACATGCGCGAGGCCGCCGAGGAACTGCCCGAGCCGGCGGCGCCCCGCGAATCCATGACTTCCGCGGTGGAGCGCCTCGAGCGGGACATGCTCTCCTCCGCGCTCGCCGAGACGGGGAGCACCTACAAGGCCGCGCGGCGCCTGGGCATCAGCCAGTCCTCGGTGGTGCGCAAGGCGAAAAAATACGGCCTGCACACCGCAGGCGCGCCGGGCTGGACCGAACGCATCGCCGCCGCGCCCGGCAGGGAGAAATGA
- the pgl gene encoding 6-phosphogluconolactonase — translation MPGRSRSIHLSLHIHKTPEAMAERAAHIFAAACEEAVSERGVFRIALSGGQTPVALFQLLAKSDWADRLPWDKMVFFWVDERCVGPDHPESNYGMARRELLGHVPATHFYRMRGEADPVEAASRYEAQIREDFGLAEGQLPRFDFILLGMGADGHTASIFPGSPLLGVKKPEEKRRLVADVYVPERKADRITLTLPVINNARLCMFLVAGAEKHAALADALNLLTEPVLPAQRVRPRIGDLIWIVDEAAALGR, via the coding sequence ATGCCGGGCCGCAGCCGTTCCATCCATCTTTCGCTCCATATCCACAAAACGCCCGAAGCCATGGCGGAGCGCGCCGCCCACATCTTCGCCGCGGCCTGCGAGGAGGCCGTGAGCGAGCGCGGCGTCTTTCGCATCGCCCTTTCCGGCGGCCAGACGCCGGTTGCGCTCTTCCAGCTGCTCGCCAAGAGCGACTGGGCCGACCGCCTGCCCTGGGACAAGATGGTCTTTTTCTGGGTGGACGAGCGTTGCGTGGGCCCCGACCACCCCGAAAGCAATTACGGCATGGCCCGGCGCGAGCTTCTGGGCCACGTGCCGGCGACCCACTTCTACCGCATGCGCGGAGAGGCCGACCCGGTGGAGGCGGCGAGCCGCTACGAGGCGCAGATCCGCGAGGATTTCGGCCTTGCGGAGGGGCAGCTGCCGCGCTTTGACTTCATCCTGCTCGGCATGGGCGCGGACGGGCACACGGCCTCCATCTTCCCCGGCTCGCCGCTTCTGGGCGTGAAAAAGCCGGAGGAAAAGCGGCGCCTCGTGGCCGATGTGTACGTGCCGGAGCGCAAGGCCGACCGCATCACCCTGACGCTGCCGGTCATCAACAACGCGCGGCTCTGCATGTTCCTCGTGGCCGGCGCGGAAAAGCACGCGGCCCTCGCGGACGCGCTCAACCTGCTCACCGAGCCGGTGCTGCCCGCCCAGCGCGTGCGCCCGCGCATCGGCGACCTGATCTGGATCGTGGACGAGGCCGCGGCCCTTGGCCGCTGA
- a CDS encoding translation initiation factor IF-2, whose amino-acid sequence MMPAFLSGLAAKARAHKLVTLLAVLLLAGALGAGGYFGWRTWQYRQTSEYAVEQLKAALTPPNTEELAKRVDFRTLFAELSRAVAGAFPFYKAGPDQEHVLSQQLQTALLRRLREKDAGPAKGEEPDAAAKLRQPLALFPPDFLAQLPAGLTLTETKGDTARIRTEITHPQLEVAFPLEFELRRGPDGWRVRHLVNAAEVAATLRAALVTRQKATADIVLAKNEATLKRMESILPIQGCEAEAGLLSDGETLLLMVLMRGQNQGGIQVNNMDLDTTIYGAHGEPVLTRHLNAAEPVYPGAAFSHRWSIELDAQSPEGQAVLAGIPLTCRPVWRTMGLSSAEVLHVADAADLTQKCEIPGHDHPVGFCKLPIFQE is encoded by the coding sequence ATGATGCCCGCATTCCTCTCAGGCCTTGCGGCCAAGGCCCGCGCGCACAAGCTCGTCACCCTGCTCGCCGTGCTGCTGCTTGCCGGCGCCCTTGGCGCGGGCGGCTATTTCGGCTGGCGCACCTGGCAATACCGGCAGACCAGCGAATACGCCGTGGAACAGCTCAAGGCGGCGCTCACGCCTCCCAATACGGAAGAGCTCGCCAAGCGGGTGGACTTTCGCACGCTGTTCGCCGAGCTTTCGCGCGCCGTGGCCGGGGCCTTTCCCTTTTACAAGGCCGGCCCGGACCAGGAACATGTGCTGAGCCAGCAGTTGCAGACCGCCCTCTTGCGCCGCCTGCGCGAGAAGGACGCCGGCCCCGCCAAGGGGGAGGAGCCGGACGCCGCGGCGAAGCTGCGGCAGCCGCTGGCGCTCTTCCCGCCGGATTTTCTCGCGCAGCTCCCGGCCGGGCTCACGCTTACGGAGACGAAGGGCGACACCGCGCGCATCAGGACGGAGATCACGCACCCCCAGCTCGAAGTGGCCTTTCCGCTGGAATTCGAGCTTCGGCGCGGGCCGGACGGCTGGAGGGTGCGCCACCTCGTGAATGCGGCCGAGGTGGCCGCCACCCTGCGCGCGGCCCTCGTCACGCGGCAAAAGGCCACAGCGGATATCGTCCTTGCCAAGAACGAGGCCACGCTGAAGCGCATGGAGAGCATCCTGCCCATCCAGGGCTGCGAGGCCGAGGCCGGCCTGCTCTCCGACGGGGAGACCCTGCTGCTCATGGTGCTCATGCGCGGGCAGAACCAGGGCGGCATCCAAGTGAACAACATGGACCTCGACACCACCATCTACGGCGCCCACGGCGAGCCCGTGCTCACGCGGCACCTCAACGCGGCGGAGCCGGTCTATCCCGGCGCGGCCTTCAGCCACCGCTGGAGCATCGAGCTCGACGCGCAAAGCCCGGAGGGGCAGGCCGTGCTTGCCGGCATCCCCCTCACCTGCCGGCCGGTGTGGCGCACCATGGGGCTTTCGAGCGCGGAAGTGCTGCATGTGGCCGACGCGGCCGATTTGACGCAAAAATGCGAGATCCCGGGGCACGATCACCCCGTGGGCTTCTGCAAACTGCCGATTTTTCAGGAATAA
- a CDS encoding methyltransferase domain-containing protein, protein MDDPHAPHMARSSGSPGAAPPRPGDVATARFVLAAQLRLLERALAAWPRRDAALLDVNCGTGAVLPFLWGCGFEVDAVEADPASRARAQTRCPAATVMAGRDDGLPVEDDAYDWVLLHLREPRRLAAALAEARRVARRGFAVTFWNRHSLAGLCARVAHTRLPGHVTTWWEVRGALRRMEGAPAPANTASLGTLAGPLNTWRAASPLASGSRLVTALPVGAWTVFRCTLGPAGGVTPLALRLGARFGRGMDERLSAPEPVLECGRKPLTSCAPGGRDEGGA, encoded by the coding sequence ATGGACGACCCTCACGCGCCCCACATGGCCCGATCTTCAGGCTCTCCCGGCGCAGCCCCGCCCCGCCCCGGCGACGTGGCGACGGCCCGCTTCGTGCTGGCGGCGCAGTTGCGCCTCCTGGAGCGCGCCCTCGCCGCGTGGCCGCGCCGGGACGCGGCCCTGCTGGACGTGAATTGCGGCACGGGCGCGGTGCTGCCCTTTCTCTGGGGCTGCGGCTTCGAGGTGGACGCGGTGGAGGCCGACCCGGCCTCCCGGGCGCGCGCGCAAACACGCTGCCCGGCGGCCACGGTCATGGCCGGCAGGGACGACGGCCTGCCCGTGGAGGACGACGCGTACGACTGGGTGCTCCTCCACCTGCGGGAGCCCCGGCGCCTCGCCGCCGCCCTTGCCGAGGCGCGGCGGGTGGCCCGGCGCGGCTTTGCCGTCACTTTCTGGAACCGCCACTCCCTCGCCGGCCTCTGCGCGCGCGTGGCCCACACGCGCCTCCCCGGCCATGTCACCACATGGTGGGAGGTGCGTGGGGCCCTGCGACGCATGGAGGGCGCGCCCGCGCCCGCCAATACGGCGAGCCTGGGCACGCTCGCCGGGCCGCTGAACACGTGGCGCGCGGCAAGCCCCCTCGCCTCCGGCAGCCGCCTCGTCACGGCGCTCCCGGTGGGGGCGTGGACGGTGTTCCGCTGTACGCTCGGGCCCGCGGGCGGCGTCACCCCGCTGGCCCTGCGCCTCGGCGCCCGTTTCGGGCGCGGCATGGATGAGCGCCTTTCCGCGCCGGAGCCGGTGCTGGAGTGCGGGCGCAAACCGCTCACCTCCTGCGCCCCGGGCGGGAGGGACGAAGGAGGGGCATGA
- a CDS encoding aromatic amino acid transporter, producing MALRLSPLFGGTMVVAGTAIGAGMLGLPMISAGMWYSWSMVVLFGSWFFMFRSSQALLEVNLHFQPGDSFHTLVRELLGPAWSAVNGLSVAFVLYILVYAYVSGGGSVVQHALTPVLGSEPPRLLTSLIFSLLLAACIWWSSRAVDRFSIVLMGGMVFALLFSMSGMFRHLRLDVLLDAGGAGGEAIFIWGALSTYLTSFCFHASVPSLVKYLGKDGRGINACLRYGTIIALACYFAWITASDGIIPREGFKAVIMQGGNVGDLLAAAGHNLKSGLVLSLLEAFSLLAVATSFLGAGLGLFDYMADLCNFDDSRLGRTKTLLVTFVPPMACGLLWPDGFLAAIGWAGLAASVWSVIVPALLLRACRRRFSPGGYTAPGGPLLTPLLLCYGILVAVCHTLFVFQLLPMYD from the coding sequence TGTGGTACTCGTGGTCCATGGTGGTGCTTTTCGGCTCCTGGTTTTTCATGTTCCGCTCGAGCCAGGCCCTGCTTGAGGTCAACCTGCACTTCCAGCCGGGCGACAGCTTCCACACCCTCGTGCGCGAGCTGCTGGGCCCCGCGTGGAGCGCGGTCAACGGGCTTTCCGTGGCCTTTGTGCTCTATATCCTCGTCTACGCCTATGTGAGCGGCGGCGGCTCGGTGGTGCAGCACGCGCTCACGCCCGTGCTGGGGAGCGAGCCCCCGCGCCTGCTCACGAGCCTCATTTTCTCGCTCCTGCTGGCGGCCTGCATCTGGTGGAGCTCCCGCGCGGTGGACCGCTTCTCCATCGTGCTCATGGGCGGCATGGTCTTCGCGCTGCTTTTTTCCATGAGCGGCATGTTCCGGCACCTCAGGCTCGACGTGCTGCTGGACGCCGGGGGCGCGGGCGGGGAGGCCATCTTCATCTGGGGCGCGCTCTCCACCTATCTCACCTCCTTCTGCTTCCACGCCTCGGTGCCGAGCCTCGTCAAATATCTCGGCAAGGACGGGCGCGGCATCAACGCCTGCCTCCGCTACGGCACCATCATCGCGCTCGCCTGTTATTTCGCGTGGATCACCGCGTCGGACGGCATCATCCCGCGCGAGGGCTTCAAGGCGGTCATCATGCAGGGCGGCAATGTGGGCGACCTGCTCGCCGCCGCCGGCCACAACCTCAAAAGCGGCCTCGTGCTCAGCCTCCTGGAGGCCTTTTCGCTGCTCGCCGTGGCGACATCCTTCCTCGGCGCGGGCCTTGGGCTCTTCGACTACATGGCAGACCTCTGCAATTTTGACGACAGCCGCCTCGGCCGCACCAAGACCCTGCTCGTGACCTTCGTGCCGCCCATGGCCTGCGGCCTCCTGTGGCCGGACGGCTTTCTCGCGGCCATCGGCTGGGCCGGGCTCGCGGCCTCGGTGTGGTCGGTCATCGTGCCGGCGCTCCTGCTGCGCGCGTGCCGGCGCCGCTTCAGCCCGGGCGGGTACACGGCGCCGGGCGGCCCGCTGCTCACGCCGCTGCTGCTCTGTTACGGCATCCTCGTGGCCGTGTGCCATACGCTCTTTGTGTTTCAGCTCCTGCCCATGTATGATTGA